A stretch of the Candidatus Poribacteria bacterium genome encodes the following:
- a CDS encoding peptidyl-prolyl cis-trans isomerase yields the protein MKRALVITLMLLIVGSPLRGEIIERVVAAVNGEAITLTALRDEVESMGGSWGLPQARRKALENLIGRKLLLQEARRYGIFALETEVKAEMNKIISGFVSERAFNEELERRGMTRRDIEEEIRQRVMIYKLIRRKFESSIPPISDAEAAEYYRRNKEKFIDPERVRIEQTIIPKGQGRDLALKVADKLRRGEEIKDLKAILTRSSVYTPVDKLPSDIAEAVRKLKVGEVSDPIETPAGYLVLKLVDRKPPRQKSFDEVKSEIKLLIRKEKTQRAVTEWINRQKSSADIRILDPSLR from the coding sequence ATGAAGAGGGCTTTGGTCATCACTTTGATGCTCCTCATAGTGGGATCGCCTCTGAGAGGGGAGATAATCGAGAGGGTCGTGGCGGCGGTCAACGGCGAGGCGATAACGCTGACGGCATTGAGGGACGAGGTGGAGAGCATGGGAGGATCATGGGGTCTTCCCCAGGCGAGGCGTAAAGCGCTTGAGAACCTCATCGGTCGGAAGTTATTGCTGCAGGAGGCGCGGAGATATGGCATATTCGCCCTGGAAACCGAGGTAAAGGCCGAGATGAACAAGATCATCTCCGGATTCGTATCGGAAAGGGCCTTCAACGAGGAGCTCGAAAGGAGAGGTATGACCAGGAGGGATATCGAGGAGGAGATCCGCCAGCGAGTGATGATCTACAAACTGATCAGAAGAAAGTTCGAAAGCTCTATCCCTCCGATCTCCGACGCTGAAGCCGCCGAATATTATCGACGGAACAAGGAGAAGTTTATCGATCCCGAGCGCGTCAGGATCGAACAGACGATCATCCCAAAGGGGCAGGGGAGGGATCTCGCCCTCAAGGTTGCCGATAAGCTGCGCCGAGGTGAGGAGATAAAGGATCTGAAGGCGATCCTCACCAGAAGCTCCGTCTACACCCCTGTCGATAAATTGCCGTCCGATATCGCCGAGGCCGTGAGAAAGCTCAAGGTTGGGGAGGTGAGCGATCCGATCGAAACCCCCGCCGGATACCTCGTGCTGAAGCTCGTCGACAGAAAGCCGCCGAGACAAAAAAGCTTCGATGAGGTGAAATCTGAGATCAAACTCCTCATACGCAAGGAGAAAACGCAGCGAGCCGTGACGGAATGGATAAACAGGCAGAAAAGCTCAGCCGATATACGCATACTCGATCCATCCCTGAGGTGA